The Ruminococcaceae bacterium BL-4 region TTAGACGTAAAATTTGAGGATTTGTTCTATTTTTAGGAATAGACAGCAAACAAAAAAGAAAGAGGGAAAAAGATGCTGGAAGTATCACATCTGACGAAACAGTACAAAAAGTTAAAGGCAAACGATGACATTTCATTTACGGTCTATCCGGGGGAAATTGCGGTTTTGATCGGACCAAACGGCGCAGGAAAAAGTACGGCAATCAAGTGTATTGCAGGACTTTTGCGGTTTCATGGGAATATTACCGTTTGTGGAAATCCAAATAAAAGCACAGAGGCAAAAAAATATTTTGGATATATTCCGGAGTTACCTGCCCCTATTGAAATGCTTACGGTAGAGGAGCATATGGAATTTATCGGCAGGGCATACCGGGTAGAAAATTGGAAAGAAAAAACAGATCATTTGTTGGAACGACTTGAGCTTTCCGATAAACGGCAAAAATTAGGAAAAGAACTTTCAAAAGGCATGCAGCAAAAGCTTTCGATTGCCTGTGCGCTGCTGCCGAGTCCAAAAGTGATTTTACTTGACGAACCGCTGATCGGGCTTGATCCGCATGCCATCAAAGAGCTGAAGATGATGATGCAGGAGTTAAGACAAGCGGGCTGCACCATCTTAGTCTCTACGCATATGCTGGACAGCGTTTCAGAACTTTGGGACCGCGCACTGATTATGATGAATGGAAAAATTGCAGCAATCCGCACCCGGAAAGAAGTCGAAGAGAGCGGAGAAAATTTGGAAGAGACGTTTTTTCAAATTACGGAAGGAAATCCTCAGGGGCCGCAGGAAGACGAGGAGGAAAAAGCATGAATGCCATTGGATACCTAATGCGCAAAGAGATCAAAAACAGCCTCAAGGAATTGCTGCATAAGCCAGCCAAGCTGGTTTTATACATAGTGATTACAGCATTCTTTGTCTTTATGCTGGTCATGGGGGCATTTTCTGCATCAGAGCGTCAGCGTGCAATGGATATTCGTTATTTGCAGGCAGGCTACCTAGCCCTTTTGATTTTCTTTTTGTGCAGTAATCTTTATGCCGGTTTACAGCGGGGGGCAACCTTTTTTTCGATGAGCGATGTCAACTATTTGTTTGTTTCGCCGTTGAGTTCAAAGCGGATTTTAATTTATGGATTGATTAAACAAATGGGCAGCACAATTATTACGATGCTGTTTTTGGTTTGTTATTCTGCAACGCTGATGCAGAACTTTTCAATTTCCACAGCTGATATGTTGTTAATGATTTTTGGCGTGATCTTAGTGGCGTTTAGTACGCAGGTGCTTTCGCTGCTGCTTTACAGCGTGACCAATCAAGATGACCGTAAGGTGCAGATTGCGCGGGGATTTATTACGATGATTCCGGTTTGTGCAGTGTTGATTTTGCTCTTTGCTTATTGGCAGAGCGGATTTTCACTGGATGCTATGCTCACAGCGATGGCAGGCCCACAAATAGAATGGCTTCCGATAGCGGGCTGGATTAAAGGTGCAATTTTTGCATTGATGGGAAAGAACTTTTTTCGGGCTTTGATTTTAATTGGTGTTTTTGTACTGGCTTTACTGGGAATCATTATCGCGTTTATTAAAAGTGATGCAGATTATTACGAAGACGTGCTCGATATGACCGAGCATAATTATGCGATTCAGCGTGCAGCAAAATCAGGGCGTACTTCTGCGAATGCTGCTCTGCGCAGCCGAAAAATTCGTGTCAATAAAACCGGCCTCAATGGCGGTTGGGGAGCAAGTGCCTTCTTTTATAAGCATGTTTTGGAAATACGTCGTAAGGATAGACTGCCTTTTGTCGGAAAATCAACTTTTGCCTGCTTAGCAATTTGTCTTGTAGTCAGCAAAATCGTTGAGATAAATTTTGGCGGAGAAGAAGACATGTCGCCCGGGACATTAATGATGATCTGCTTGATTATCGCGGGATATGTGGAATATTTTATGCAGGTTTCGGGTCCTTGGACTTTGGAACTTATAAAACCATACATTTATTTGGTGCCGGAAAAACCATTTAAAAAACTTCTTTGGGCGGTGCTCTCATCGATTATCAAACCGTTTGTAGATGGAGTGATCCTTTTTACCGTAATGTGTGTTGTCCTTCGGGGCAATCCGCTCACTGCGATTTCTTGTGCACTTTGCCTCGGTACCTTAGGAATGGCCTTTATTTCTGTTTCTGTTTTGTCTGAGCGCCTTTTTGGGCGTGTACAAAATAAGGGCTTGGTCTTGATCTTTTATTTGCTGGTCATGATGATCATTGTTTTGCCGGGAGTCATTGCCAGTGGATATCTTGTATCACAATTTCTGCCCAAGATCCCAGGTTGGGTTTGTGGGCTGCCTGCAATTCTTTGGAATGCTGTTGCTAGTATCGGTATTTTTGCCGCTTGCAGAAACATTTTGGAGAATACAGAACTGGAACTTTAAAAAAAGTCAAAAAAAATTGAAAAAAGGCTTGCATTTTCGGAATGGGTATGGTATTATAAACAAGTCGTCAGGAAATGACATTAGTTGGTGCAGATAGCGGTGAGGGTCCACCTGTTCCCATTCCGAACACAGAAGTTAAGCTCACTTGCGCCGAAGATACTTGGCTGGTAACGGCCTGGAAAAATAGGTAAATGCCAACACTTTAAAGCAGCCACCCAATAGGGTGGTTGTTTTTTTACAAATGCCGCTTTAACGAGTCTAAGCTTTAAATCATAAAATCTTAAGAGAGAGGCGATTTTAAATGATTATTTTAATGAAAAAGGGCTGCACGAATGATCAAGTTCAAAAAGTGATTGCAGTTTTAAAAAACAAAGGGTTAGGAGCAAACCTTTCTACCGGAAGTCAGGCAACGATTATTGGCGTTCTGGGAGATAAAAGCCGCTTGGAGACTGAAAATTTGGAATTGATGGACGGAGTAGAAAAATGTGTTCCGATTATGCATAGCTATAAGCTTGCGAGTCGTGAGATGGTCCCGGAAGGACGTAAAGTAAAGATAAAAAATGTAATAATCGGCGGAAAAGAGCTAGTGATGATGGCAGGCCCCTGTGCAGTGGAAAGTGAACAACAGATTATAGCGGCAGCACAGGGCGTTAAAAAAGCTGGTGCGCAGTTTTTACGTGGTGGTGCATATAAGCCAAGAACAAGCCCATATGCGTTTCAAGGGCTGGAAGATGAAGGATATCGCCTCCTTCGTAAAGCTGCAGATGAAACGGGTCTTCTTGTAATCAGTGAAGTAACCGATTATGAACAAATCGACGTTGCGGGAAAATATTGTGATATGCTGCAGGTGGGAGCCCGGAATATGCAAAATTTCCGCCTTTTGCGGGAACTTGGACGCAGCGGGCTACCGGTACTTTTAAAGCGTGGAATGGCCTCTACAATCGAAGAGTGGCTGGATGCTGCCGAGTATATTTTGAGCGAAGGCAATTCAAATGTCGTCCTCTGTGAGCGTGGAATTCGTACGTTTGAGACAGCGACCCGCAATACGTTAGATGTCTCTGCCGTGCCGGTAGTAAAAGAGCGCAGCAGCTTGCCAATTATCATAGATCCTTCTCATGCGGCCGGCAAGCAGCGCTATGTGGAGCCTTTGGCTTTAGCCGGTATTGCTGCGGGAGCGGATGGACTGATTGTAGAAGTACATCCTGAGCCCAAAAAAGCGATGAGTGATGCGGCGCAGCAGCTGACATTTGAACAGTATGCAGCACTTTTTCAGCATGCTGAAAAAGTGGCTGAAGCGATTGGACGTACCCTTTAATGAATTAATGATACAGAATACAAAAAGGCCCGGATCTTTTAAATCCGGGCCTTTTTGCCGTTGCAATTTTGTATATCAAGCAAATAGTTGTTTTTGTTTAGAAAGAGCTTTTATTAATGCCTGCGCCAAAAATCCGCAGAAAGCAATCTTAACCAAATCAAACGGAATAAACGGCAAAACAGTTAGACTCAATGATTTTATCAGATCGACATGGCCTACAAAGCAGAACCAGATAGAGCCGCCTATGTAGCAAACGACCAGAGAAATAAACATTGCCAGCATATAGTGAAGCGGATTGCGTTCTGAAAATTTTTCCAAGATTGCCGCGACAATCAGCGCCATAATCGGATAAACCAAAATATAGCCTCCGGTTGGACCTGCCAGAACGCCTAATCCACCAGAAAATTTTCCGAAAATCGGGATTCCAATCCCACCGAGCAAAATATAAGCAATCTGAGAGTAAACAGCCCAGCGCTTTGGCAAAAGAACACCCGTCATGTAAACGGCACAGAGAGACAATGTGATCTGTACTGGAGTGAATGGTAGAATTACGATTAGCTGTGCACATACAGCCGTTAAAGCGACGCAAAGTCCTGATACAACCATCAGATAAGTGTGATTTTTGATTTTCATATTGATTCTCCTGTTCAAACAATTTTTAGCATAGATGTATTTTACCTTATTGTCAACTATATTTTATAAATTAGTTAACAATAAAATTATGAACGGATTGTGTGATAGCCTGCTTTTTCGGCTAAGGAAAAGTCATCTTTAGGACTGATTCCATAAGTAGTCAGCATATCGCCGGAAATGGCGGCATTTAACCCGCTTTCCATCAGGGCAAGTCCTTTGTCGGGAAACAGAGCGCGGCCTCCTGCCATACGAATTTGTTTTTTAGGAAGTAGAAAGCGAAAAATTGCAGCGGTACGGCGAATCTCATCATAAGGGAGTGTCGGACAGTTTTCCAAAGGCGTTCCCGGAATCGGATTTAATACATTCATTGGAACAGAATCGACGCCTAATTCCCGCAGAGTCAATGCCATGTCAATATGGTCTTCCATGGTCTCTCCCATTCCGAGAATTCCACCGCTGCAGAGCTGTAAGCCAGCCTCTTTTGCCCAGCGAAGGGTTTGTAATTTTTCATCATAAGTGTGAGTGGAACAGATAGACGGAAAAAAGCGGCGCGAGGTTTCCAGATTGCAGTGATAGCGGGTTACTCCGGCCGCTTTCAGCTTTTTGAGCTGTGGGAGGGTGAGCAATCCGTTAGAAGAACAAAGCCCAATAGGGCATAATTTACGAATTGCAGAAAAGCCTTCACAAACTTCGTCAACTTCTTGATCGGTGAGCGCTCGGCCGGAGGTGACAATCGAAAAGCGTCGGATTCCCTGCTGATAGTTATTGAGAGCACTTTTGGCCATTTCTTCCGGAGGAAGAACGCCGTAGATGTCGGCACCTGTATGAAAACGACAGGATTGCGCACAGTAAGCACAGTCTTCACTACAGCTTCCGCTTTTTCCGTTGATAATGGTGCAAAGGTGAAAAGAAGTTCCACAAAGCTTTTGCTGTAGTTCTCTTGCAGCACTTGTGAGTTCCTCTAAAGGGGCTTCTATTAATTCTAGTGCCTCTTTGCGGCAGACTTCTGGGCCATCGCTTAAGAGACGGTTTTTTAAATTGCAAATGAGTTCCATTTAAATCCAACCTTTCTGTCTTGCAAAATCATGATTTTTATTATAAGACAGAAAAATTAATTGTCAACTATATTTTTAATATTTGTTGACAATTAAAACAGGAAAGATTATAATAAAATTGCTTTTTAAGAGGGGGAAGATCAGGATGAAAGAGTCCACCAAAAATTTAGTTTTCTGCGCAATGTGTGCGGCGATTACCTGTGTGTTGGCGCCGCTTTCGATTCCGATGCCGAGTGGAGTACCGATTTCTTTGGCTACTTTTTCCGTTATGTTGGCGGGAGTTTTGCTGGGGGTAAAATATGGGACTTTGAGTCAGCTTGTGTATCTGATTCTCGGTGCAGTCGGATTGCCGGTCTTTGCGGGATACAGTTCCGGGGTAGCGGCGCTTGTAGGTCCTACGGGAGGATACCTGATAGGATATCTTGCGCTGGTTGCGCTGAGCGGGGTGCTTTATGAGCACTTTGGAAAGAATGCACAAGGCAGAAAAAAAGTGATAGCAATGGTGCTGAGCATGATTTTAGGGACAATCGTGCTGTATGCGTTTGGAACAGCTTGGTTTGTTGTTGTTACCCATACGTCGCCGCTTTCCGCTTTAATACTTTGTGTTGTGCCGTTTTTGCCTGGCGATGCCATTAAAATTGCGGCAGTAGCAGTTCTAGTTCCACAGTTGGAAAAGGCGCTTAAAAGAATCAGTCCGCGTTGTAATCCGGCGGCTTAAAATGTATTTACGGCCACACCATGGGCTGTGTCTTCTGAATTTTGTTGGGGAAGGCTACAGCGGTGAATTTACGAACAATATGAACCGAACAGCAGCGCTGCTTAAAGCGCACCCGGAAACGCGGATCGAGATTGCAGAGGGAGCAGATGATCTTTGCAAGAATTGTCCACACCGAAAGGGCAGCCGCTGTGAATCTGATCATCCGTTGCTGTTTGATCAACTGGTTCTCAAAGAAATAAAACTTTCTCCTGGAGAAAAACTGACATGGAAAGAATTTTCTGATCAGACAAGGGAACTTGCTCTTAACCGTCTGGAAGAATTTTGTCCGGGGTGTCAATGGCTGGAGCTTTGTAAAAAGGTTTCAGCGGCGCATAGAGAAAAAAGATTATAAATTGAACGAATTTCAATTAAATAAAAAGCTCCGGCGTTGTAATAAAACAACGTCGGAGCTTTTTTTAAAGAATCAGCAGGGAGAAAAGAAGTTTGTTTTGCTGATTTTAAAAGTTCAATTTATCCTACACTAATTTTAGCTTCCGGCATGATGCAGTCTGTTCGAATGGTGTCTTTATCTTGGGGTTTATGCCGATGCAAAAGCATTGAGAGTCCCAAGGAGACAGGGCCGACTCTGCCGAGATACATCGTAAATGAAAGTGCAAGCTTTGACCAAAATGTAAGCCTTGAAGTAACATCTGCTGAGAGTCCTACGGTTGCAAAGGCACTGGTGGATTCAAATAGAGCATCAATGCCGTTAATAGGATCGCAGAACGTAATGACACAGGTTGTCAAAATAATGGTCAAGATCGCTACACTGCAGATTGCGAGAGAACGGTAAACAATGTGCTGACTGACCCGATGATGCTGAATAACGGTATATGATTTGTTGTGCAGTACGGAAATTACAGTAAAGAGAAGCACAACAAAAGTGGTCGTTTTAATACCGCCTCCGGTTGATCCTGGTGAAGCACCGATAAACATGAAAAGAATCGTGACAATTTTTGTAATGTCCAATTCAGACGCGATATGAACAGAAGAAAATCCGGCTGTTCTTGCGCTGGCGGACTGAAAGAAAGAAGCGTTGATCTTTGCACCGAGAGAAAGTCCCTCAAGAGTGTTGTGATCTTCCAAGAAAAAGAACAAGATGGCACCTACAAGAAGAAGGGTGGCACTGCAGTAGATAACCAATTTTGATTGAAGAGAAAGGCGATGTACATGATCCTGATGCAAAAGGTGCGGCCGAATTTTCGCATAGAAAATATCGCTGATCACAACGAATCCAAGTCCGCCGACAACGAGAAGCGTCCCAACAGTGATACAAACCAGAGGATCAGATACATAGGGAATCAAACTCCGCCCAGGATCAGAAAGGCCCAAGATATCAAATCCAGCGTTACAGAAAGCAGAGATTGCAGTAAAAACAGAAATCCAAACTCCATAGGGGCCATAAATTGGAACAAAGCGAATCATCAGCAGAAGTGCACCAAGCAATTCACAAGAGAAAGTAAAGCCGAGCGTGATACGAATTAAATGACGGATCAAACCGCTTTCTCCATTGGTGTTTTCTACGGCAAGCCGCAGTTCCTTAAGTCCCATTTTGCGGCGCAGCAGTAAGGTAACGCCCGTCGTAAAAGTAACCAATCCCAAGCCGCCAACTTGAATCAAAAGAATAATGATCAGCTGGCCGACTTCATTCCAGTGTGTCCAAGTGTCGAAAGGAGACAGCCCAGTTACACAGGTTGCAGAAGTTGCAACAAAAAGCGCGTCAATCGGAGCAGTAAAGCTGCCGCTGCGGCTGCAAAAAGGAAAAATCAATAAAATAGTCCCTGTTAAAATTACAAGCATAAAGCTAAGCACAATCAGCCGGATTGGCGGTGTATTGCGGAACGGGGAGCGAATCTTGGAAGACATTTTGTTGACACCTCAATCAAAGCAACTTCCTTCTCAAAATAATTAATTTTGAGGGAAAAGTGTTTTTAAATGACTGTTCTTTTGCAAAACATGTTCTAAAATATAGAGAAGCGGCAGTCCCAGACCATAACAGATCACCAGTTCTCCTAGGCCGACATAAAGCGCATTTGGTAAAAAAGCCGCCATGGAAAATCCGCTCATTGAAAAGCCGGAATCTCCGAGACAGGCAATCTCAAGCCCAATGATTAAGGCATTGCAGATGATCGGTGGGAGCGGCGCCAAAATAGGGACTCCGCGAACCTTAATATGGCGCAGAGAACGGCTCCATAATGCTGCCAAAAGGGTAGCAAGTGTCCCGAAGATCCAATCGACCGGGCCTAAAGGACTGCCGAGATTTGCTAAAAAGCATCCAACAGCGAGTCCCGGCACTGCAGCCGGAGTTAGAGCGGGCAGTATGGTGAGCGCTTCGCTAAAGCGAAACTGTATTGGACCGTAAGCCCAACCGAGCGCAGCCGCGGCAAGGGTCAAGACCGCATAAGCAGCGGCAATCAATGCGCTTTGGCATAGAAAATAGACGGTACGATTTTGTTTTTGCATAGAAATAGTCCCTCCGTGTTTTAATTTAGGTCAGGGAATTGCGACTGACCGAAGCGGTAAAATACCGTAAAAAGAGCTCCTTTTATAAAGAATTTATAAAGAGAGCGTGACTATCATACGATAAAAGTTCTTAAAAAGCAACCCCTAGAAATAAAAAGAAGAAAAAAAGGCAGCTTTTTTGAAAATTCTGCAAGATTTAAAAGGAAATGCCTTATAAAATTAAAAAATGCCGCCATTTTAGAGGCGGTACTTTTTAGTTTTTTAGGAATCTTATTTCGACATCACAGGTTCGCTGCCAGGTTCATGAGAAGCACCATTAAAGTAAACATCGTACCACATTAAAAAGACGAAAATAGTCCAGATCTTACGATTATTATCAACTTTTCCGGCTTTATGCTCATCAAGCAGCTTAATTAATGCATCAGGGTTAAAGAATTTTTTGGAGGTCTCACTCTGGAAAGCATTTTTTACAATGGTGTAATAAGGTTCTTCTCGCAGCCACACCCGAGTCGGTACCGGAAATCCCAGTTTCTTTTTCTGAGCGGTAGATTGCGGTAAATGGCGCTCGGCGGCTTTGCGCATGGCGTATTTTGTATTCTGAGAATTTACCCGCAGCTTTTTGGGCAGATGGCGGGCAACTTCCCAGACGTCTTTATCGAGGAATGGGACCCGAAGCTCTAGCGAGTTTGCCATGCTCATACGGTCTGCTTTTAAAAGAATATCGCCGGCCATCCAAACATGCAGATCAAGATACTGCATCTTGGTAACATCATCTTGATCTTTTACCCGATCATAAATTGGCTTTGTGAGTTCCTGCGGACGGTATACGGGGATCTCCGGGCGAAGAATCGCACGCTTTTCCTTCATGGTAATCATGCTGCAGTTGCCGATAAAACTTTCCTCAATATCCTGCGCGCCGCGAATGAGAAAATTCTTGCCCTTAAAGCGGAAAGGCATTGCTTCTGCAAGCTTTGCAAGCGCTTTGCGGATCGGGAGAGGAATCCTTTTATAGCGGGCCAGATCGTCCGGCTCATGATAAATATTATATCCGCCGAAGAGCTCATCTGCTCCTTCACCGGAAAGGACGACTTTTACATATTGGCTGGCAATTTTGCTCACAAAATACAGTGCAATGCAGGAAGCATCGGCTTCGGGCTGATCCATATGATACTGAACTTTTTTAATATTGCCCCAGTATTCTTCTGGGCTGATGAGTTTATAATGATGATCAAGCCCAACTTCTTTGGAAAGATCCTGTGCGTAGCTGATTTCATTGTAGCGAATATCCTCGCCGAATCCAACGGTAAAGGATTTTTGTCCGCCAAAATAGGAAGCAACGTAGCTGGAATCCACACCACTCGAAAGGAAGCAGCCAACTTCTACATCGGCAATTCGATGCGTTTGGACACTGTCTTCAAAGACATCTTCAATCATCTTGACTGCCTGTTCTTCAGTGATGGAATTGTCTTCCTCAAATTTTGGTTCCCAGTAGCGGGTCGTGGTGACTTCTCCATCTTTATACCAAAGATAATGGCCGGGTAAAAGCACGGTAATTCCTTCAAACATGGTCTGAGGCGGCACGACATATTCAAAAGAAAGATAGCTGTCGAGCGCTTTAAGATTCAGTTTCTTTTCGAACCCCGGAAATTCCAGGATCGATTTAATTTCGCTGCCGTAAACAAGATGACCGTCGACCATCGCATAGTGCATTGGCTTAATGCCAAAGAAATCACGGGCCATAAAAAGACTTTTTTCTTTACGATTCCAGATCGCAAAGCAGAACATCCCGCGCAGCCGATCCAAAACTTTTTCCTGCCACTCTTCAAAACCATGAAGAATGACTTCGGTATCGGTATGGGTGTAAAACTGATGGCCAAGACCGATCAATTCTTCGCGCAGTTTCTGATAATTATAAATTTCACCGTTAAAGGTGATCACTAAGTTCTTGTCTTCGTTGTAAATCGGCTGGTCGCCGGTTGCGGCAATATCAATGATAGAGAGACGGCGGAATCCCATGCAAATGCCGTCATCTGTATAAACACCGCTGGAATCCGGTCCGCGGTGGGTGATTACATCGGTCATTTTCCCGATGACTTCATTATAATCAAGTACTTCTCCGGTAAAACCTGTCAATCCGCACATAAAATAAAAATCCTCCTAAAAAGAGATTTTATCAATCGTTTGTTGATTCTTGATTGGAGGAAGCAGCTTCCTCATTTTGGTAACGTTCCAAGATCTTTTCTGCCAGATGGTTGTCCACCTGAATAAAATCGTCCTTGGTTGATTCATAGCAAGAGTTGACGATATGAAGAGCGGTTTTGTAAGTGTTCATGCTTACTGCACGCTTTAGGGGCTCTTCTTGTCCTTTGAGAAAAAACTGAAATCCAATCCGCTGATCTTTTGGGTCAGAAAAACAGAATAATCCCTTTTCAACCGGCTTTTGGTATTTCTTTTCTGCAGCTGTTTTCATGCCTGCCTTGACAACTTCAATGGCGATGTCATCCAGGCCGCTTTCAAAAATCAGAATTTTTTCCTTCATCTGCTGTAAAGTTGTAACGGACCGTTTACTGAGTTCCGAAAGCTGTGGAAACTGAGAAGCGACTTTTACATCTTTTAAAGATTTTTCCTCTTTTTCGGGGACTAAATAAACCATTAAATAATGAGAAATATCATGATAGAGGCACGGATACACAAATTCCGCCGAAAATCCACAGTGAGTGCAGTTCCAGTCGAAAAGGGTTTCGTCCATAATCTTTTTGCGAAGTTCTTCGTCATCCGAGCGAATACTCTGAAACATTCCGATGGAATCAGATTTTCCGCAGGAAGGGCAGGTGATTTCTTTTGTTATTTTTGTCGACATCTTTTTACACCCCCATAAGGAAAAAAATCGATTTTTTTCAAGAAGTTATCGTTTATTATAACACAAAATCTGTGCTTTGCCTACTTTCAGAAAAAATACTGTTATTTTTATTAAAAATGCGATATAATAAAGCCAGAAAATCGTATTAAAAGAAAATCCCGCACAAAAGCTTAAAAGTGCGGCAGGGAGGTATTTCAATGGATGTATTGAACGAATTCGGAAAAGCTTTGTCCTATGCAGGGAAAACGATTTCCAGTGCAGTTGATTCCATGATCGAAACAAACCGCCGAAAAGCAATGATTAGTCGGATACGAGTTGTGATTCGAAATGAGCGGGAAAATACCGAACGTACCTATGCTGCTCTTGGAAAATATTATTTTGAGCATCTTCGCGATCCGGAAAACGGAAATACCGAGCAACTTTGTCGAGCTGTAGAAGAGAGTGAAGCCCGCTTAAAACGTGCTTTTGATAAGCTGGATGCACTGCGCGAAGAGTTTGCAAAAGCAGATGAAGAGGATGTTTGCGC contains the following coding sequences:
- the aroF gene encoding Phospho-2-dehydro-3-deoxyheptonate aldolase; the protein is MIILMKKGCTNDQVQKVIAVLKNKGLGANLSTGSQATIIGVLGDKSRLETENLELMDGVEKCVPIMHSYKLASREMVPEGRKVKIKNVIIGGKELVMMAGPCAVESEQQIIAAAQGVKKAGAQFLRGGAYKPRTSPYAFQGLEDEGYRLLRKAADETGLLVISEVTDYEQIDVAGKYCDMLQVGARNMQNFRLLRELGRSGLPVLLKRGMASTIEEWLDAAEYILSEGNSNVVLCERGIRTFETATRNTLDVSAVPVVKERSSLPIIIDPSHAAGKQRYVEPLALAGIAAGADGLIVEVHPEPKKAMSDAAQQLTFEQYAALFQHAEKVAEAIGRTL
- a CDS encoding Cation transport protein is translated as MSSKIRSPFRNTPPIRLIVLSFMLVILTGTILLIFPFCSRSGSFTAPIDALFVATSATCVTGLSPFDTWTHWNEVGQLIIILLIQVGGLGLVTFTTGVTLLLRRKMGLKELRLAVENTNGESGLIRHLIRITLGFTFSCELLGALLLMIRFVPIYGPYGVWISVFTAISAFCNAGFDILGLSDPGRSLIPYVSDPLVCITVGTLLVVGGLGFVVISDIFYAKIRPHLLHQDHVHRLSLQSKLVIYCSATLLLVGAILFFFLEDHNTLEGLSLGAKINASFFQSASARTAGFSSVHIASELDITKIVTILFMFIGASPGSTGGGIKTTTFVVLLFTVISVLHNKSYTVIQHHRVSQHIVYRSLAICSVAILTIILTTCVITFCDPINGIDALFESTSAFATVGLSADVTSRLTFWSKLALSFTMYLGRVGPVSLGLSMLLHRHKPQDKDTIRTDCIMPEAKISVG
- the bioB gene encoding Biotin synthase, whose product is MELICNLKNRLLSDGPEVCRKEALELIEAPLEELTSAARELQQKLCGTSFHLCTIINGKSGSCSEDCAYCAQSCRFHTGADIYGVLPPEEMAKSALNNYQQGIRRFSIVTSGRALTDQEVDEVCEGFSAIRKLCPIGLCSSNGLLTLPQLKKLKAAGVTRYHCNLETSRRFFPSICSTHTYDEKLQTLRWAKEAGLQLCSGGILGMGETMEDHIDMALTLRELGVDSVPMNVLNPIPGTPLENCPTLPYDEIRRTAAIFRFLLPKKQIRMAGGRALFPDKGLALMESGLNAAISGDMLTTYGISPKDDFSLAEKAGYHTIRS
- a CDS encoding Biotin transporter, with protein sequence MKESTKNLVFCAMCAAITCVLAPLSIPMPSGVPISLATFSVMLAGVLLGVKYGTLSQLVYLILGAVGLPVFAGYSSGVAALVGPTGGYLIGYLALVALSGVLYEHFGKNAQGRKKVIAMVLSMILGTIVLYAFGTAWFVVVTHTSPLSALILCVVPFLPGDAIKIAAVAVLVPQLEKALKRISPRCNPAA
- a CDS encoding Biotin transporter, which encodes MKIKNHTYLMVVSGLCVALTAVCAQLIVILPFTPVQITLSLCAVYMTGVLLPKRWAVYSQIAYILLGGIGIPIFGKFSGGLGVLAGPTGGYILVYPIMALIVAAILEKFSERNPLHYMLAMFISLVVCYIGGSIWFCFVGHVDLIKSLSLTVLPFIPFDLVKIAFCGFLAQALIKALSKQKQLFA
- a CDS encoding conserved membrane protein of unknown function (Evidence 4 : Unknown function but conserved in other organisms) yields the protein MQKQNRTVYFLCQSALIAAAYAVLTLAAAALGWAYGPIQFRFSEALTILPALTPAAVPGLAVGCFLANLGSPLGPVDWIFGTLATLLAALWSRSLRHIKVRGVPILAPLPPIICNALIIGLEIACLGDSGFSMSGFSMAAFLPNALYVGLGELVICYGLGLPLLYILEHVLQKNSHLKTLFPQN
- a CDS encoding conserved membrane protein of unknown function (Evidence 4 : Unknown function but conserved in other organisms) produces the protein MNAIGYLMRKEIKNSLKELLHKPAKLVLYIVITAFFVFMLVMGAFSASERQRAMDIRYLQAGYLALLIFFLCSNLYAGLQRGATFFSMSDVNYLFVSPLSSKRILIYGLIKQMGSTIITMLFLVCYSATLMQNFSISTADMLLMIFGVILVAFSTQVLSLLLYSVTNQDDRKVQIARGFITMIPVCAVLILLFAYWQSGFSLDAMLTAMAGPQIEWLPIAGWIKGAIFALMGKNFFRALILIGVFVLALLGIIIAFIKSDADYYEDVLDMTEHNYAIQRAAKSGRTSANAALRSRKIRVNKTGLNGGWGASAFFYKHVLEIRRKDRLPFVGKSTFACLAICLVVSKIVEINFGGEEDMSPGTLMMICLIIAGYVEYFMQVSGPWTLELIKPYIYLVPEKPFKKLLWAVLSSIIKPFVDGVILFTVMCVVLRGNPLTAISCALCLGTLGMAFISVSVLSERLFGRVQNKGLVLIFYLLVMMIIVLPGVIASGYLVSQFLPKIPGWVCGLPAILWNAVASIGIFAACRNILENTELEL
- a CDS encoding ABC transporter ATP-binding protein; translated protein: MLEVSHLTKQYKKLKANDDISFTVYPGEIAVLIGPNGAGKSTAIKCIAGLLRFHGNITVCGNPNKSTEAKKYFGYIPELPAPIEMLTVEEHMEFIGRAYRVENWKEKTDHLLERLELSDKRQKLGKELSKGMQQKLSIACALLPSPKVILLDEPLIGLDPHAIKELKMMMQELRQAGCTILVSTHMLDSVSELWDRALIMMNGKIAAIRTRKEVEESGENLEETFFQITEGNPQGPQEDEEEKA
- a CDS encoding protein of unknown function (Evidence 5 : Unknown function) → MYLRPHHGLCLLNFVGEGYSGEFTNNMNRTAALLKAHPETRIEIAEGADDLCKNCPHRKGSRCESDHPLLFDQLVLKEIKLSPGEKLTWKEFSDQTRELALNRLEEFCPGCQWLELCKKVSAAHREKRL
- the asnB gene encoding Asparagine synthetase [glutamine-hydrolyzing] 1, translated to MCGLTGFTGEVLDYNEVIGKMTDVITHRGPDSSGVYTDDGICMGFRRLSIIDIAATGDQPIYNEDKNLVITFNGEIYNYQKLREELIGLGHQFYTHTDTEVILHGFEEWQEKVLDRLRGMFCFAIWNRKEKSLFMARDFFGIKPMHYAMVDGHLVYGSEIKSILEFPGFEKKLNLKALDSYLSFEYVVPPQTMFEGITVLLPGHYLWYKDGEVTTTRYWEPKFEEDNSITEEQAVKMIEDVFEDSVQTHRIADVEVGCFLSSGVDSSYVASYFGGQKSFTVGFGEDIRYNEISYAQDLSKEVGLDHHYKLISPEEYWGNIKKVQYHMDQPEADASCIALYFVSKIASQYVKVVLSGEGADELFGGYNIYHEPDDLARYKRIPLPIRKALAKLAEAMPFRFKGKNFLIRGAQDIEESFIGNCSMITMKEKRAILRPEIPVYRPQELTKPIYDRVKDQDDVTKMQYLDLHVWMAGDILLKADRMSMANSLELRVPFLDKDVWEVARHLPKKLRVNSQNTKYAMRKAAERHLPQSTAQKKKLGFPVPTRVWLREEPYYTIVKNAFQSETSKKFFNPDALIKLLDEHKAGKVDNNRKIWTIFVFLMWYDVYFNGASHEPGSEPVMSK